Proteins from a genomic interval of Rhipicephalus microplus isolate Deutch F79 chromosome 6, USDA_Rmic, whole genome shotgun sequence:
- the LOC142766033 gene encoding uncharacterized protein LOC142766033 has product MEPVPATLGACIAAAATNTDVCHVDVKLPPFWAEAPDVWLAQVEAQFSTARITPDRTRYDYVVAHLDSRHAVEVCDILANAPADGRYLHLKRQLIRRLSPSQDEKVCQLLQHEELSDRKPSQLLHYMRDLLSSSPVNDSLLRIIWLQRLPSYVPAILQVQPKLPLDKLSHIADQVVEIPLPASPLTVNTVDTRQSSSELARHVDEITRQLDSIQRRLDQSPKLRTQKRS; this is encoded by the coding sequence CGGTCCCTGCCACCTTGGGCGCCTGCATTGCTGCGGCCGCCACCAACACGGACGTTTGTCACGTCGACGTCAAGCTTCCGCCGTTTTGGGCAGAGGCACCTGACGTGTGGCTTGCTCAAGTCGAGGCGCAGTTTTCCACGGCACGCATCACCCCGGACCGGACACGCTATGACTACGTCGTCGCCCATCTAGACTCTCGCCATGCGGTTGAGGTTTGCGATATACTTGCGAATGCCCCAGCTGATGGCCGTTACCTACACCTGAAGAGGCAACTGATCCGCCGGCTTTCACCATCACAAGACGAGAAGGTGTGTCAACTACTCCAGCACGAAGAACTCAGTGACCGCAAGCCATCGCAGCTCCTGCATTACATGCGTGACCTCTTGAGCAGCAGCCCGGTCAACGACTCCCTCCTCCGTATCATCTGGCTTCAGCGTCTACCCTCATATGTGCCGGCCATCCTCCAGGTACAGCCGAAACTACCGCTGGACAAGCTATCTCACATCGCTGATCAAGTCGTCGAGATTCCGTTGCCAGCATCGCCTCTCACCGTCAACACCGTTGACACCCGACAGTCAAGCAGTGAGCTCGCGCGCCATGTCGACGAAATCACCCGTCAGCTGGACTCAATTCAAAGGCGCCTGGATCAAAGCCCGAAGCTGCGTACACAAAAACGCTCCTAA